The genome window ACCGGATCAGTAAATTGAGAGATCTGATAGTTTTTAGGCATATCCGGGTAAAAATAGTTTTTCCGTTCAAACCTGGTTTTTGGACTTAGCTTACAATTTAAAGCCTTTGCCACCAGATAAGACATCTGGATGGCTTTTTCATTCAAAGTGGGGAGAACACCGGGAAACCCCATGCAGACGGGACAGATGTTGGTATTCTCTTCATCACCATAACGGGCATTACAACCGCAGAAAGCTTTTGTTTCCGCAGTGAGATGTATATGGATTTCCAGACCTATAAATGACTGATACAAAACTTAACTCCAATCTGTAAGATAACCAGGAGCTTCAGGAGCCTGGAATTCCTTCTCCAGGAGGGCAGACACCTGAAACAGGCGGTCTTCCTCAAAAGGAGGAGCCATGAACTGAACACCCACGGGCAATCCATTTTCAAGGGTAGAGGGTACTGATAATGCCGGATGACCTACCAGGTTGGCTGTACATGTATAAAGATCGGCCTGCTTCTGCTGAAAAGGATCCATATCAGTGCTGCCATGACGAAAAGCAGGCGTAGGAAACACGGGCATCATAAGAACATCTGCCTTGGAATACCAGCGTTCTACATCCTGTCGGATGGCTGTTCGAATTTTCTGTGCTCTCACATAGTACTGATCCTGAAATCCGGACCGCAAAACATAGGTTCCTAGAAGGATTCTGAGTTTAACCTCATCTCCAAATCCTTCATGTCTAGATTTCTTCATCAACTCAGTAGGGTTTTCAGCAAACAAGGGAGCATGACCATAGCGGATACCATTATACCGTGCCAGGTTGGCACTGGCTTCGGCTGTGGCAATTGTATAATAAGCCGGTACAACGTAATCAAGCGTTGGAAGATCAATTTCCAAAAGCTTGTATCCGGCTTTTTCAAGCCTTTTTATGGTGGCTTCATAAGAAGCGCTGACTTCAGGACTGAGAGCTCCGTGGGTATTTTTAAGAACCCCTATAGTTTTTACACTCTTCCCGGAAGGATTATGATCCAGAGACGTGTGATCCATCGGATCCTGCCCCTTCATGGATTCAAAAACCTTCTTTGTTATCTCTGTATTCCGGGCCAGGACACCAATAACCTCCAAAGAGGAGGCATAGGCGGTAAGACCATAACGGCTGACAACCCCATAGGTTGGTTTGAGACCATATACACCACAGAAGGAAGCAGGCTGTCGTATCGAGCCACCTGTATCACTCCCCAATGCAAAAGGAACCAGACCCGCGGCAACCGCGGCAGCACTACCACCACTGGACCCTCCGGCTACCCGTTCAAGGTCCCAGGGATTATTAGTCTTACCCAGGGCTGAATTATCTGTGGAAGAACCCATTCCAAACTCATCAAGATTAGTCTTTCCAACAACAACAGCACCTGCTTTCTGCAGATTTTCAACTGCCGTGGCCGTATAGGGAGACACGAGCTGTTCCAGCATTTTCGAACCGCAAGTCAGCTTGAAGTTCTTTACTGCGATATTGTCTTTTACAGCAAAAGGAATCCCCTTGAGAGGCCCTTCTGGCAGTTCTTTGCCCACATTACGATTGGGATCAAATTCAAGAAAACTGCCGATCTTTTTTTCCCAGGTACCGACATAGTTTTTATAAGCTTTCAGTACCGGAGCCTGGGACAGCACAGCGGACCATTTTTTTTCAAAATCAGACATGATTTACCTTTTAGAAATTATCAATTTTTAAACACTATTATAAAACATTGGGAATAAGGATGAACCTGTCTTCCAGATCGGGAGCACATTCGAGGAGTTCATCTGGTGTGGCTTCATTAGGAAGCCTGCGATCTTCTCGCAGGCGGTTCTCCTTTTGAAGCGCATGGGTAGTAGGTTCTAGATCCTTGACATCCACTTCGTTCATCTTTTCAAAATAACTGAGCATCCGGGAGACTTCATCTCCCAGTTTCAACGCCTCTACTTCATCCAGTTCAAGCCTAGCCAGCGTTGCGGTAATGGTTAAATCACTTTTTTTCATGTCTTCATTTATACCTGCATAAATATGTAATGTCAAGAATAGTCAGGTCTTTAGAACTGTCAGTTTATAAATCTTCTATATAATTAATTCCATATCATATATATATTTAAAATCAAATAAAAGCCATACAGTTTACTGTATATTTATTATCGCAATGTTAAATACCAGCAAGGATGGAGTCAGAAAAATATCATATGGCAGAACCTGTCCAACTCAGAGTATCAAGATCTTCATCTCCCTCGTAAAGAGGGATACTTTTTTCAGGTACAATTTTATCAATACGCCTGCAGATCCCTTCCAGAGCCGAAGACAACTGGTCCTTGTGATCAAGACAGTAGGGAGACCGCCTCGTGATAGACCGGGAGACTTCGGGCATCCATTCTAAATACCCAAGGTACTGCAGTGAAATACCAAGATTTTTCCTACTGATAATTCTGAGATTTTTACCTAAATCTCTATCACCAACAGAACGGCCCATATTGATGATGACCCCAGGATAAAATGTTTCGATCATCTTCCGCACGGTTTGTCCATGCTTTACATCAATGGAGCTCAGTTGATCAGCCAGTGAAAAAAG of Oceanispirochaeta crateris contains these proteins:
- the gatA gene encoding Asp-tRNA(Asn)/Glu-tRNA(Gln) amidotransferase subunit GatA, translating into MSDFEKKWSAVLSQAPVLKAYKNYVGTWEKKIGSFLEFDPNRNVGKELPEGPLKGIPFAVKDNIAVKNFKLTCGSKMLEQLVSPYTATAVENLQKAGAVVVGKTNLDEFGMGSSTDNSALGKTNNPWDLERVAGGSSGGSAAAVAAGLVPFALGSDTGGSIRQPASFCGVYGLKPTYGVVSRYGLTAYASSLEVIGVLARNTEITKKVFESMKGQDPMDHTSLDHNPSGKSVKTIGVLKNTHGALSPEVSASYEATIKRLEKAGYKLLEIDLPTLDYVVPAYYTIATAEASANLARYNGIRYGHAPLFAENPTELMKKSRHEGFGDEVKLRILLGTYVLRSGFQDQYYVRAQKIRTAIRQDVERWYSKADVLMMPVFPTPAFRHGSTDMDPFQQKQADLYTCTANLVGHPALSVPSTLENGLPVGVQFMAPPFEEDRLFQVSALLEKEFQAPEAPGYLTDWS
- the gatC gene encoding Asp-tRNA(Asn)/Glu-tRNA(Gln) amidotransferase subunit GatC, with the protein product MKKSDLTITATLARLELDEVEALKLGDEVSRMLSYFEKMNEVDVKDLEPTTHALQKENRLREDRRLPNEATPDELLECAPDLEDRFILIPNVL